TCAATTTGGATGCTGGCATGGATGTTAGAGATGGTTCAATGAAGCTACTAAATCCCAACTCTTCAGTTGGTCAACGCCATTACAATTTCGGGCGTTCGATATTTTCAAAACGATCACGCCGTTACTATGACCAGCATTACCAATTCCAAAACTTTGGCAACCATTCTAATCCATcaacttctcgtgccaagatTAGTCCTTTACATGATGAGAGGTTGTCGTTCAAGTTCACTGATTCCAGCCAAGAGCCTGGACGCCAATCAGGTTACATGCATCTTTTATTGGTTTTCATGCCATGAATCTGTTTGTTTCCATAGCATGTGATAGTGTGAATGAATCTTTTAACTTATCAAAATCGGTGCATAAATGATAAAACAAGATATCGAGATTTCATAGCCAAAATTAAGTGTTTCATTCTGGTTTATGTTTTGCCATGCTATCTAAAGTGTCCCAACTTCTACAGATGGTAGACAAAAAGCGTTCGGCAGACCCGAAAGGATTAGGTCCAGTTTGTTGGTGACGGATCCGGTATCACCTGACAAGGTGAAGATGATTTGTGGCCTATGCCAAAAGCATCTGAGACGGAAACCGTGTTTTCTCGGAAATACCCTGGCTTCTACTGAATTCTCTGTCGTGGCAGTTCTAGTTTGCGGGCATGCATATCATGCAGATTGTTTGGAAGGGAGAACGAGTTTCGAGAACAGGCGTGACCCGCCATGTCCTTTATGTTCAGGTTCCCCATCACAAGTTTGATGGTTCGAACAAGAAAGAAGTGATTATGCATATAGATGTccacataaaatttatcatactaAATTTCTTAAAGTATTATAGGAAATGAATGTAGGCTGTTTGTTGTGATGAAAGGTGAAGGTTTACACATTAGGATCTTAACCAGGTATTTTGTATTTTGCTAAGATTAGAGCTAGTTTAGTACCCTGAAGGCTTTTCTTCTTGTACCTTAAAACCTATTACAGTGAAGGTTTACAAATTAGGATCTTAACCAGGTATTTTGCATTTTGAACAACAAGACATCAGTAATGGCATGCAAACGAAGCAAgttattagaaattttatcagTATGCACATGAAAACTACCTCTGTATAACATAGGGACgtgtttaaaataacatataataaataataggttaaaatatgtctaaagtccttgtacttttcaaaGAATTTAGatcttttaattatttgg
The genomic region above belongs to Gossypium hirsutum isolate 1008001.06 chromosome D05, Gossypium_hirsutum_v2.1, whole genome shotgun sequence and contains:
- the LOC121217450 gene encoding uncharacterized protein isoform X2, which produces MINGKFIAGMPCSSGTELLSNEPSFNLDAGMDVRDGSMKLLNPNSSVGQRHYNFGRSIFSKRSRRYYDQHYQFQNFGNHSNPSTSRAKISPLHDERLSFKFTDSSQEPGRQSDGRQKAFGRPERIRSSLLVTDPVSPDKVKMICGLCQKHLRRKPCFLGNTLASTEFSVVAVLVCGHAYHADCLEGRTSFENRRDPPCPLCSGSPSQV
- the LOC121217450 gene encoding uncharacterized protein isoform X1; the protein is MGKRRASSQHLNHHNLHLPSSSAGMPCSSGTELLSNEPSFNLDAGMDVRDGSMKLLNPNSSVGQRHYNFGRSIFSKRSRRYYDQHYQFQNFGNHSNPSTSRAKISPLHDERLSFKFTDSSQEPGRQSDGRQKAFGRPERIRSSLLVTDPVSPDKVKMICGLCQKHLRRKPCFLGNTLASTEFSVVAVLVCGHAYHADCLEGRTSFENRRDPPCPLCSGSPSQV